Proteins co-encoded in one Arachis stenosperma cultivar V10309 chromosome 7, arast.V10309.gnm1.PFL2, whole genome shotgun sequence genomic window:
- the LOC130940812 gene encoding receptor-like protein 9a — protein sequence MSSLRTLDFSDNSLSGKISTSLIASLVSLEHLSLYGNKFEGVFSLNILANLTKLKVLQLGDMDSRTFQVQTEHPAWNASFQLEQLNLFSCKINSPTYRTPSFLSSLNRLKFLDLSKNNLVGEFPNWMLVNYTKLKALYLNGNFFTGNIKLPSDPILHGMDQLHVLDISSNHIQGKLPNNIGFFFPNLEYLDVSSNMFDGHIPASIGEMSNLTVLNLGNNSISGSMPENIVIGCTSLLHLFIEENQLNGTLLSCIAKPGLYTLSASRNNFEGSIVTQDKCQHDFIFLDLSQNNFSGALPSCLNMSSAKIIYLFGNRLTGAIPEGLLNSRRLLAIDLSDNNFMGTIPESIYDSESLTLLLLGKNQLQGNLSSQICELRNLQVLDLSENSLTGSIPSCLEHLRFAGRMQFLNFPNIDFISLIPLNSEYDMFGFAMYAGYTYVQVTFKGRPLLFHGNIVELISLLDLSSNRLTGEIPHQLGDLSRLIALNLSHNRLSGLIPESFHKMQSMEILDLSNNHLSGQIPIQLSELTMLAYFNVSYNNLSGRVPNENQFLTFGNSSYQGNPYLYWDNDNKHIPITPIDDGKKDATAASYVTVILVFMAIRWINPLHE from the coding sequence ATGTCATCACTTCGGACTCTGGATTTCTCAGATAACTCCTTAAGCGGGAAGATTTCAACATCTCTGATTGCTAGTCTTGTATCACTGGAGCATCTTTCCCTTTATGGCAACAAATTTGAGGGTGTATTCTCGTTAAATATCTTGGCCAACCTTACAAAGCTTAAGGTGTTACAACTTGGAGATATGGATTCCAGGACTTTTCAGGTGCAAACAGAACACCCTGCTTGGAATGCATCATTTCAGTTGGAACAGCTAAACCTTTTCTCTTGTAAAATCAACTCACCTACATACAGAACACCTTCTTTCCTTTCATCCCTGAATAGATTAAAATTTCTTGATCTATCAAAGAACAACCTGGTCGGTGAATTTCCTAATTGGATGCTTGTGAACTACACAAAACTAAAAGCACTGTATCTGAATGGTAACTTCTTCACTGGGAATATAAAACTTCCCAGTGATCCAATTTTACATGGCATGGATCAACTACATGTGTTGGACATATCAAGCAACCATATCCAAGGAAAGCTCCCCAATAACATAGGATTCTTCTTCCCAAACCTAGAATATCTGGATGTCTCAAGCAATATGTTTGATGGTCATATTCCGGCCTCGATCGGAGAGATGTCTAACTTGACAGTGTTGAATCTGGGAAACAATAGCATCTCTGGGAGCATGCCTGAGAACATTGTTATTGGATGCACCTCGTTGTTACATCTGTTTATAGAAGAAAACCAGTTGAATGGGACACTTTTAAGTTGTATTGCAAAACCCGGGCTTTATACCTTGAGTGCGTCAAGGAACAACTTTGAAGGTTCGATAGTAACACAAGACAAATGCCAACATGACTTTATTTTCCTAGATTTGTCTCAAAATAACTTCTCTGGTGCATTGCCCTCTTGCTTGAACATGTCCTCGGCAAAAATAATTTACTTGTTTGGAAATCGTCTTACTGGCGCAATACCTGAAGGATTATTGAATAGTCGCCGCTTGTTGGCCATTGATTTAAGTGACAACAACTTTATGGGAACTATTCCAGAGAGCATCTATGATTCTGAGTCATTGACATTACTTTTACTGGGAAAGAATCAGCTACAGGGTAATCTCTCTAGCCAGATATGTGAATTGAGAAATCTCCAGGTTTTGGACCTTTCAGAAAATAGTTTGACTGGgtccattccttcttgcttagAACATCTCAGATTTGCCGGGCGTATGCAATTTTTGAATTTCCCAAATATTGATTTCATAAGCCTAATTCCATTGAATTCAGAATACGATATGTTTGGCTTTGCCATGTATGCGGGGTATACATATGTACAAGTGACATTTAAAGGTCGTCCCCTTTTATTTCATGGTAATATAGTCGAATTAATCTCATTATTAGATTTATCATCTAATCGATTGACAGGGGAGATTCCTCATCAATTAGGAGATCTAAGTCGCCTTATTGCACTCAATTTATCTCACAATCGTTTGAGTGGGCTAATTCCAGAGAGCTTTCACAAGATGCAAAGCATGGAGATTTTGGATCTTTCAAATAACCACTTGAGTGGACAAATCCCTATTCAGTTGTCAGAGTTGACCATGTTAGCGTATTTCAATGTGTCATACAACAATCTATCAGGTAGAGTACCTAATGAGAATCAATTTTTAACCTTTGGTAATAGCAGCTACCAAGGAAATCCATATCTCTATTGGGATAATGATAATAAACACATTCCAATAACTCCGATAGATGATGGTAAGAAAGATGCAACTGCTGCATCCTATGTCACAGTGATCTTAGTATTTATGGCAATCCGTTGGATTAATCCCTTACATGAGTAA
- the LOC130940052 gene encoding serine/threonine-protein phosphatase 7 long form homolog has protein sequence MCDHYKPPDRYNEIVESQLRETGFYYVFQIGVIQCQSAMVNALIERWRPETHTFHFPIGECAVTLEDVAIILDLPTNGLPVTGPTMSSFEALEGECLHQFGVASRKTDCRGSFIKLTWFRGLKDRIVLNDNVHLQMYVKCHIMLLFGTILFGDKSGAAVHWKFLPSLRNFGGIIQFSWGSACLAHLYRSLCRATRVDCKEIDGPLTLLLTWAWIRLPFLAPIPGNLRVFPIANRWRDWDRENYGYRYTLLENYRRLLDDLQE, from the exons ATGTGTGATCATTATAAGCCGCCGGATCGATACAACGAAATTGTTGAGTCACAGTTACGCGAGACTGGATTTTATTATGTTTTCCAGATTGGAGTTATCCAATGTCAGTCAGCAATGGTTAATGCTCTGATTGAGAGATGGCGGCCTGAGACTCACACTTTTCATTTTCCGATTGGTGAGTGTGCCGTGACCTTGGAGGATGTGGCGATAATTCTCGATCTGCCAACAAATGGTCTTCCGGTTACAGGACCGACAATGAGTAGTTTTGAGGCATTGGAAGGCGAGTGCTTGCACCAATTTGGAGTTGCATCGAGGAAGACGGACTGTAGAGGGAGCTTTATAAAATTAACGTGGTTTAGGGGTTTGAAAGATCGTATAGTGTTAAATGATAATGTTCACCTTCAGATGTATGTAAAGTGTCACATAATGTTGTTATTTGGGACAATTCTGTTTGGAGATAAGTCAGGTGCAGCAGTGCATTGGAAATTTTTACCTTCGCTCCGTAATTTTGGTGGAATCATACAGTTTAGTTGGGGTTCGGCATGCCTGGCACACTTGTATAGATCATTGTGTAGGGCAACTCGTGTCGACTGCAAGGAGATTGACGGGCCACTGACATTGTTGCTTACTTGGGCTTGGATCCGGCTACCATTTCTAGCGCCGATTCCCGGCAATCTCCGAGTGTTTCCAATTGCAAACAG GTGGCGTGATTGGGACCGTGAAAACTATGGCTACCGATACACTTTGCTTGAAAATTACAGGAGGTTGTTAGATGATCTACAAGAATGA
- the LOC130940314 gene encoding 7-ethoxycoumarin O-deethylase-like: MESESPLWHASMNSTLFGTIDDEPKDYSLITFLFPKQYSYMPLSLVLLFTCIVTHFLYSNNTKKPKLPLPPGPSLFTMLANLFEFIRKPQQTLAKIAKIYAPDIMLLRLGQSTTVIISSPNIAKEVLQTKDLLLSDRTVPSIVTSLDHHNYSLPFLPVCPLWKDLRKICNEQLFSTKVLDLSQGLRRKKLLDLLGDMQKYGRTGDAVDVGHAAFRACINFLSNTFVSEDFVESVENGEYKDIVSTLLKLTGATNVVDIFPFLKVFDPQGLQRHTIHYLNKFFHNLDKLIEKRLKLREEGHYVTNNDMLDALLDISHQDSQRMDRKKIKHFLLDLLVAGTDTTAYGLERAMTEVLHNPEVMSKAKQELEQNIGRGNPIDESDVAKLPYLQAIVKESLRLHPPAPLLLPRKAKVDVEISGYRIPKNARVLINEWAIGRNPNVWDNANSFLPERLLGSKIDVKGRDFQLTPFGSGRRICPGSPLAMRMIHVMLGSLLNSFDWKLQSMDKDQPLQAIPLPIIINN, encoded by the exons ATGGAATCGGAATCACCACTATGGCATGCCTCAATGAATTCAACATTATTTGGTACCATTGATGATGAACCAAAGGATTATTCCCTAATAACCTTTTTATTCCCTAAGCAATATTCTTACATGCCCCTATCATTGGTACTCTTGTTCACATGCATTGTCACACATTTTCTTTATTCCAACAACACCAAAAAACCAAAGCTTCCACTTCCACCAGGACCTTCCCTCTTTACCATGTTAGCAAACCTTTTTGAATTTATTAGGAAGCCACAACAAACATTGGCCAAGATTGCTAAGATTTATGCCCCAGACATAATGCTTCTGAGGCTTGGCCAATCCACCACTGTCATAATATCTTCACCAAACATTGCCAAAGAAGTTCTCCAAACCAAGGATTTGTTGTTGTCGGATCGAACGGTTCCGAGTATTGTAACTTCCCTTGATCACCACAACTATAGCTTGCCCTTCTTACCGGTTTGTCCACTTTGGAAAGATCTAAGGAAAATATGCAATGAACAATTATTCTCCACCAAGGTCCTTGATCTAAGTCAAGGTCTTAGGCGTAAGAAGCTTCTAGACCTTCTCGGCGACATGCAAAAATACGGCCGAACCGGCGATGCTGTTGATGTTGGGCATGCGGCTTTTAGGGCATGCATAAATTTCTTGTCTAATACTTTTGTCTCCGAGGATTTCGTTGAATCAGTGGAGAATGGTGAGTACAAGGATATTGTGTCCACTCTTTTAAAATTAACCGGGGCTACGAATGTGGTGGATATTTTTCCATTTCTAAAAGTATTTGACCCTCAAGGACTCCAAAGGCACACTATTCATTATCTCAACAAGTTCTTTCACAACTTGGACAAGTTAATTGAGAAAAGATTGAAGTTAAGAGAAGAGGGACATTATGTTACAAACAATGACATGTTGGACGCACTTCTCGATATTTCTCATCAGGATAGCCAGAGGATGGACCGAAAAAAGATCAAACACTTTTTACTT GATCTACTTGTAGCGGGTACAGATACAACAGCATATGGATTAGAAAGAGCAATGACTGAAGTACTCCACAATCCAGAGGTTATGTCCAAAGCCAAACAAGAGTTGGAACAAAATATTGGAAGAGGTAACCCTATTGATGAGTCCGATGTTGCCAAACTGCCATACTTACAAGCAATTGTAAAAGAGAGTTTACGATTACACCCTCCAGCTCCACTCTTGCTCCCAAGAAAAGCTAAGGTTGATGTGGAGATCTCAGGTTATAGGATCCCAAAGAATGCAAGGGTCCTAATTAATGAATGGGCTATTGGTAGGAACCCTAATGTGTGGGACAATGCCAATTCGTTCTTGCCAGAGAGATTGTTGGGATCTAAAATTGATGTGAAAGGAAGAGATTTTCAGCTGACACCATTTGGAAGTGGAAGAAGAATTTGTCCTGGCTCTCCATTGGCTATGAGAATGATTCATGTCATGTTGGGATCCCTACTAAACTCTTTTGACTGGAAACTTCAGAGTATGGATAAGGATCAACCCCTCCAAGCTATTCCTCTTCCTATTATAATaaacaattaa